The Oscillospiraceae bacterium genome segment TCTTCAAGTTTTGATTACGAAAGAGGGTTTGCGAAAAACTCGCAAACCCTCTCTGTTGCTGACCAAATCGACATTATATCTCTTTGGTTCTGCTTTTTTGGAGGCGCCACCCAGATTTGAACTGGGGATCAGGGTGTTGCAGACCCATGCCTTACCACTTGGCTATAGCGCCATTTTGACAACAAAAGACGCATATTGCGTCTTTCGTTGTATTTCTGGAGCGGAAGACGAGATTCGAACTCGCGACGTTCACCTTGGCAAGGTGACGCTCTACCACTGAGCCACTCCCGCAATTGGTGCCTCCGGGCGGAATCGAACCACCGACACGGGGATTTTCAGTCCCCTGCTCTACCGACTGAGCTACAGAGGCAAACAAGCCTTTTTAGTTAAAAAAAATGACCGACTATTCAGCCATTATAAAAAAAAATTGGCGACCCGGAAGGGACTCGAACCCTCGACCTCTAGCGTGACAGGCTAGCGTTCTAACCAGCTGAACTACCGGGCCAAAAATAGATGGTGGGCGCAATAGGGATCGAACCTATGACCTCCTGCTTGTAAGGCAGATGCTCTCCCAGCTGAGCTATGCGCCCATCTAATGCCGTTTTTCAAACAACAAGAATATTATATCATATTGTTCAGCCAATGTCAACACATTTTTTTAATTTTTTTAAAAAAATTAATTGCACATTTTCAAAGGCAAGTAATATTATACATATATTTTATTCACTTGTCAATACTTTTATGATTTTTTTATCAAAAAAGTTTGGAACAAACAATTCCAAACTTTTTTGATATTAATATTCAAGCTGCTTCATTGGTGTTTTCCTGATTTTCAGTATTATTTTCTTCCTCGTCCGGTTCAGGAACAGTCTCTTCGGAAGTATTATTCTCTTCATCCGAAGGAGGCTCAACAACTTCTACTTTATGATTGTTAGGGTCACATTGTTTCTGAGGAGCAGAACTATACGGCATTTTAGATACAGTTCCTGTTGAATTGCCCGCTTCGTCAACACAGGTAGAAACGCATATATCACCTGATACGCTGCACACTTTAACCTCAATTTCATTTGATGCGCCAGGGAATGCTTTATATTTAAGTCCACTGTGAACTTCCAACATAACTTTTTTCCATGCATTAAGTGCAGGATTATTGGTAAGATAGCCCATATCTTTCGGATTGTCAAATCCATACCATACTGCACCGACATAATACGGGGTAATACCTACAAACCATCTATCCTTATTATCATCAGTCGTTCCTGTCTTACCACCGACCTGAACATTCGGAAGATTAGCGGCAACACCTGTTCCTCCTGATTTAGTAACGGAATGAAGCAACTGGCACATAATTTGTGCAGTCTGCTTACTCATTGCATAAGTTTTTGAAATTTTCTTTTCTAAAATAATCTTACCGTTACTGTCAACCACTTTTGTGTAAGTGTGAGGTGATATATAAACTCCATTATTAACAAATGCGCAGTAAGCGGCAGTCATTTCATAAGTTGTAATACCATCGGTAAGTCCGCCCAATGCCAAAGCAGGAAGATTTTTATCCGATACCACTTTGCCGTTTCTTGTTTCCTGAGATACAAGTGTTGAAATTCCAAGTTTATTCTTTAAAAAGTTATAAGATTTATCTACACCTAATTTTTCAAGTATTTGTATCGGAACAGTGTTTGCAGATATCTGAACTGCGTATTGAACTGTCATTGGTCCTTTAAAACCCGAATAATAGTTTACAGGACTCCAGTCGCCATACTTAACTGCTTTATCCTCATAAATTGTCATCGGAGAAATAAGCCCTTCTTCAACAGCAGGAGCATAAACAGAGAGAGGTTTTATAGATGAACCCGGTTGCCTTTTTGACATTGTAGCACGGTTTAAAACAAAGTCGCCGCCTTTTTTACCTACACCACCGGCAATCCCCTTAACTTCTCCTGTATATGGATCCATAATAACCATTGAAGACTGCGCCCCTTTAGAACCAAAGTTTGCTTCGTTATTGTAAACGGCGTCCATCTTTCTTTGGATATCAGGATCTATCGTTGAATAAATTTTAATACCGCCTGTATGAATATACTGGATTGCGGCATCATATTCATATCCTTTATATTTAACAAGGTCATTTGCAACGTCAATTATTACCTGATCAACAAAATATGAATTAAAATTTGTGCCATCATTCATATTATGCTTAGAAAATACCATCTTCTCGGCTTTTGCATCTTCATATTCGTCTTCAGTTATAAATTCAAGTTCAAACATTTTTTTAAGAACAAGCTCCTGCTTTTTCTTATTGTTTTCAGGATTTAAAAATGGGTCATATCTTGTAGGATACTGAGTTATTCCGACAATTGCGGCAGATTCGGCAATAGTTAACTCGTCCACTTTTTTATCAAAGTAAACCTGTGCTGCAGCGCCGACACCGTTACACCCTTGCGAAAGGTACATTGTGTTAAGATAAAGTTCAAGTATCTGGTCTTTGGACATTTTTCTCTCAAGCCTGAAAGAATTCCATATTTCCT includes the following:
- a CDS encoding PBP1A family penicillin-binding protein codes for the protein MSLFFIFLCYNCRWRCVVMPSKKKKKSNNKLFSNILKICFTAFLVLMALFAIYVVMVIASASMEDMDVDKYIMNYSGQIYYKNNETGNYENLDSVYSSENRLWVPITKMPEHLKDAAVAIEDERFYQHNGIDLKRTFGAVVHYIIDKDSAYGGSTITQQLVKNLTGQKDRKVSRKIKEIWNSFRLERKMSKDQILELYLNTMYLSQGCNGVGAAAQVYFDKKVDELTIAESAAIVGITQYPTRYDPFLNPENNKKKQELVLKKMFELEFITEDEYEDAKAEKMVFSKHNMNDGTNFNSYFVDQVIIDVANDLVKYKGYEYDAAIQYIHTGGIKIYSTIDPDIQRKMDAVYNNEANFGSKGAQSSMVIMDPYTGEVKGIAGGVGKKGGDFVLNRATMSKRQPGSSIKPLSVYAPAVEEGLISPMTIYEDKAVKYGDWSPVNYYSGFKGPMTVQYAVQISANTVPIQILEKLGVDKSYNFLKNKLGISTLVSQETRNGKVVSDKNLPALALGGLTDGITTYEMTAAYCAFVNNGVYISPHTYTKVVDSNGKIILEKKISKTYAMSKQTAQIMCQLLHSVTKSGGTGVAANLPNVQVGGKTGTTDDNKDRWFVGITPYYVGAVWYGFDNPKDMGYLTNNPALNAWKKVMLEVHSGLKYKAFPGASNEIEVKVCSVSGDICVSTCVDEAGNSTGTVSKMPYSSAPQKQCDPNNHKVEVVEPPSDEENNTSEETVPEPDEEENNTENQENTNEAA